One window of the Sphaerochaeta associata genome contains the following:
- a CDS encoding glycoside hydrolase family 28 protein has product MRQYTLRSFGAVGDGLNNDSEAFVKAFGALSEGGVLHLEEGTYLTGPLHIRAKNLVIELDKGAVIKFIADETLYRPVYSRWEGVNCYCMHPCVLIEEADGLIVRGEGVLDGNGGWWWEAANRKRNSQKGPVSPLEHELALLNPGYESQSGGGGGRQSQFLRPPLVQILHSNNVKLEGLTLQNSPFWTLHPLYSTNLIFRSLTILNPKDAPNTDGIDVDSCRFVTIKECFVDVGDDGIALKSGSGPDGVATNMPTTDVLIEGCTVKSAHGGAVIGSETAAGIRDVRVRDCLFDGTDRGIRIKTRRGRGGAIANLHFESVRMKRNLCPLTLNMYYRCGSLDKEDFSLEKKAITSTTPSIEQVVIENCISEDSTSSAAFIVGLPEAPIKDLVIRNCTFTVAKTGLTPVEESEMYEGLPEPVGRGIRLRNVQLSMHDVQVEGVETALIVEDGVQLKE; this is encoded by the coding sequence ATGCGACAGTACACGTTGAGAAGCTTCGGGGCCGTCGGCGATGGCCTGAATAATGATAGTGAGGCCTTTGTCAAGGCTTTCGGTGCACTCTCAGAGGGAGGAGTGCTCCACTTAGAGGAGGGAACCTATCTGACCGGTCCGTTGCATATCAGGGCAAAGAATCTGGTCATTGAGCTGGATAAAGGTGCAGTCATCAAGTTCATTGCAGATGAAACGCTGTATCGGCCGGTGTACTCCCGATGGGAAGGGGTGAATTGCTACTGCATGCACCCCTGCGTGCTCATTGAGGAGGCAGATGGACTAATCGTCCGCGGTGAAGGCGTCCTTGATGGAAACGGCGGATGGTGGTGGGAAGCAGCAAATCGGAAGCGCAACAGCCAGAAAGGGCCGGTTTCCCCCTTGGAACACGAACTTGCACTCCTGAATCCCGGTTATGAGAGCCAGAGCGGTGGCGGAGGAGGGCGGCAGAGCCAGTTTTTGCGTCCTCCCTTGGTGCAGATCCTTCACAGCAACAATGTGAAACTCGAAGGTCTTACCCTGCAGAACAGTCCATTCTGGACGTTGCATCCGCTGTACAGCACAAACCTCATTTTTCGGAGTTTGACCATCCTCAATCCCAAGGATGCACCCAATACCGATGGAATCGATGTCGATTCATGTCGTTTTGTGACCATCAAGGAGTGCTTTGTGGATGTTGGTGATGATGGTATTGCACTGAAGAGCGGCAGCGGCCCCGATGGGGTTGCCACCAACATGCCTACCACCGATGTCCTCATCGAGGGATGCACCGTAAAGAGCGCCCACGGAGGGGCTGTCATCGGCAGTGAGACGGCTGCAGGCATCAGGGATGTGAGAGTAAGGGATTGTTTGTTCGATGGGACCGACAGGGGTATCAGGATCAAGACTCGAAGAGGTCGAGGAGGTGCCATTGCCAATCTTCATTTCGAATCAGTACGAATGAAGAGAAATCTTTGTCCCCTCACCTTGAACATGTACTACCGTTGCGGCAGCCTCGATAAGGAGGATTTCTCATTGGAGAAGAAAGCGATCACGTCCACAACACCGAGCATCGAACAGGTTGTCATTGAAAACTGCATCAGTGAAGATTCCACCTCATCGGCGGCTTTCATCGTCGGTCTTCCTGAAGCACCCATCAAGGATTTGGTGATTCGCAACTGCACCTTCACGGTGGCCAAGACAGGGCTTACTCCTGTTGAGGAGAGTGAGATGTATGAAGGCCTTCCCGAGCCCGTAGGGAGGGGAATCAGGCTGAGAAATGTGCAGCTGTCCATGCATGACGTACAGGTGGAGGGGGTGGAGACTGCCTTGATAGTCGAGGACGGGGTACAACTCAAGGAATAG
- a CDS encoding sugar phosphate isomerase/epimerase family protein → MKQIGLRAHDLGTFNSIEDLASEVGRYGTSIPIQLALKKVLRNAPDASAYTEAFIVSIREALAVHGSYVGVFGCYINPVHPDKAVRDEQLSRFESHLKYARLLGCPLVGTETGSLTPDCSYNPDTADPKVLDVFYRSIERLLEAAVKYDAIVGVEAVSKQHTISTIKRMADLVEKFDTPHLKVIYDPTNLVPWIGIAEQDGACRGIPSPQAQKDFFCSALDAFGSKIAAIHVKDYRLNEQGFKIGDLTVGQGVLDWKFLFSELRRRNIEVPALLEDLTVSTLNETLALLRTY, encoded by the coding sequence ATGAAACAGATAGGACTAAGAGCCCATGACCTGGGCACATTCAACTCCATCGAGGACCTCGCCAGCGAGGTCGGCAGATACGGAACCTCGATTCCCATCCAGCTGGCCCTCAAGAAGGTCCTGAGAAACGCCCCGGACGCCAGTGCGTATACCGAGGCTTTCATCGTATCGATCCGAGAAGCACTTGCCGTCCACGGCTCCTACGTCGGCGTCTTCGGATGCTACATCAATCCAGTACATCCGGACAAGGCGGTACGGGACGAACAGTTGAGCAGATTCGAGAGCCACCTTAAGTATGCCAGGCTCCTCGGCTGTCCTCTCGTCGGAACAGAAACAGGCTCCCTTACTCCGGACTGCTCCTACAACCCGGACACCGCCGATCCAAAGGTTCTTGACGTCTTCTATCGAAGCATCGAGCGACTTTTGGAAGCTGCAGTCAAGTACGATGCCATCGTCGGGGTCGAGGCGGTAAGCAAGCAGCACACCATCAGTACCATTAAAAGAATGGCTGATTTGGTGGAAAAGTTCGACACCCCGCACCTGAAGGTCATCTACGACCCGACCAACCTGGTTCCCTGGATCGGCATTGCCGAACAGGATGGCGCGTGTCGCGGAATTCCTTCACCCCAAGCACAGAAAGACTTTTTCTGCAGTGCGCTTGACGCCTTCGGCTCCAAGATTGCTGCAATCCACGTCAAAGATTACCGACTCAACGAGCAGGGCTTCAAGATCGGGGACCTGACGGTAGGACAAGGGGTGCTCGACTGGAAGTTCCTCTTCTCCGAGCTCAGAAGAAGGAACATCGAAGTACCCGCCCTGCTTGAGGATTTGACTGTCTCCACCTTGAACGAGACCCTGGCTCTCCTACGAACATACTGA
- a CDS encoding thymidine kinase — protein MGRIEHKSGGTDFLKSLGFPTLDVHDTFSHFDFTLPGRRVLLIGPMGSGKTEFAARVWRDAAIAQKKGEKVRMLTSSGEVDRRKVFFIRSEIDGARFTEYPEDALCYRSGYVSCGQNIAKIRDSFGLEQVLADNPTVGTFIIDEASFFDERLAYVVRNHSYERGVMFIFPTLILNFRRDLFNSTARLMLDIATDVIPLTAYCEHSDCINDAFYTYRYYQVDGQECPALYFDPLIIVGGDSHKDSSLEPNYAARCDEHHYLPGKEYTFFHLKPLGEMAARGEEKPLLAELSALKGDIEHSMLYQNFCERYRGKRDEEIFFNALKPQNIAEKALIFLFCEQNLVPEELLLRLVSHLDLDTAYLSKVLADNKRPVSFAQPFLF, from the coding sequence ATGGGGCGAATTGAGCATAAGAGCGGGGGGACGGATTTCCTCAAGAGCCTGGGATTTCCCACCTTGGATGTTCACGATACGTTCTCCCATTTTGATTTTACCCTGCCCGGACGCCGGGTCCTGTTGATTGGGCCCATGGGGTCCGGGAAAACTGAATTTGCTGCTCGCGTCTGGCGTGATGCAGCCATTGCCCAGAAAAAGGGCGAGAAGGTCAGGATGCTGACCAGCAGCGGTGAGGTGGACCGTCGTAAGGTCTTCTTCATCCGCTCCGAGATTGATGGTGCCCGATTCACCGAATATCCGGAGGACGCACTCTGCTATCGCAGCGGCTATGTAAGCTGTGGTCAGAATATCGCCAAAATACGCGACTCTTTCGGGTTGGAGCAGGTGTTGGCCGACAACCCCACCGTGGGGACGTTCATCATCGACGAGGCCTCCTTTTTTGACGAGCGGTTGGCGTATGTGGTGCGCAACCACAGTTATGAACGGGGGGTGATGTTCATATTTCCCACCCTGATCCTCAATTTCAGGCGGGATTTGTTCAACTCCACCGCCCGCTTGATGCTTGACATCGCCACCGACGTCATTCCTCTGACCGCCTATTGCGAGCATTCCGACTGCATCAATGATGCCTTCTATACGTATCGCTACTATCAGGTGGATGGTCAGGAGTGTCCGGCTCTCTACTTTGATCCTTTGATCATCGTCGGGGGTGATTCCCACAAGGACAGCTCCCTGGAACCGAATTACGCCGCCAGATGTGACGAGCACCACTACCTGCCGGGCAAGGAGTACACCTTTTTCCATCTCAAGCCGCTTGGGGAGATGGCCGCCCGTGGGGAAGAGAAGCCCTTGCTTGCCGAGCTTTCCGCCCTCAAGGGTGATATCGAGCACTCGATGCTCTATCAGAACTTCTGTGAACGGTATAGGGGAAAGCGGGATGAGGAGATTTTCTTCAACGCCCTCAAGCCGCAAAATATTGCCGAGAAGGCGCTCATTTTCCTGTTCTGCGAGCAGAACCTGGTGCCCGAGGAACTGTTGCTTCGTCTGGTCTCGCACTTGGATTTGGATACCGCCTATCTCTCCAAGGTGCTTGCAGACAATAAGCGTCCGGTCTCATTCGCACAGCCCTTCCTGTTCTAG
- the deoC gene encoding deoxyribose-phosphate aldolase yields the protein MKQDDIAKYIDHTVLAANATRDKIEQICKEADQYKFASVCVNSCWVALCAKLLEKSEVKVCTVVGFPLGAMSSESKAYEAKKAVLAGADEVDMVINIGYLKNHDDDLVQDDIAMVKAACGKAALKVIIETCLLTDEEKVRACRLAKASGADFVKTSTGFSTGGATVEDIKLMRKAVGAELGVKASGGVRTYADARAMIDAGATRIGASSSIAIVEGQHGAN from the coding sequence ATGAAACAAGATGATATCGCCAAGTATATCGACCACACGGTGCTCGCTGCCAATGCGACTCGCGACAAGATTGAACAGATTTGCAAGGAAGCAGACCAGTACAAATTCGCATCAGTCTGCGTTAACAGTTGCTGGGTTGCCTTGTGCGCCAAGCTCTTGGAAAAGAGCGAGGTGAAAGTGTGCACCGTGGTTGGATTCCCGTTGGGCGCCATGTCCAGTGAAAGCAAGGCCTATGAGGCCAAGAAAGCGGTGTTGGCTGGAGCCGACGAAGTTGATATGGTCATCAATATCGGATACCTGAAGAACCACGATGATGATTTGGTACAGGATGATATTGCCATGGTTAAGGCAGCCTGCGGAAAGGCGGCGCTGAAGGTTATCATCGAGACCTGCCTGCTTACCGATGAAGAGAAGGTACGAGCCTGCAGGCTCGCCAAGGCCAGTGGTGCTGATTTCGTAAAGACATCAACCGGCTTCTCAACCGGAGGAGCTACAGTGGAAGATATCAAGCTGATGAGAAAGGCTGTCGGAGCGGAGCTGGGTGTAAAAGCTTCAGGCGGAGTACGCACCTATGCCGATGCCCGTGCCATGATCGATGCAGGGGCCACCCGGATTGGAGCTTCGTCCAGCATTGCCATCGTAGAGGGGCAGCATGGGGCGAATTGA
- a CDS encoding NUDIX domain-containing protein — protein MILQTIEQYYTWALIAILLLNFAQRKIPGTTKKRFATIYLASILLLFEVGVVTILARELNHNWAWLVLALCVVLLYVFRNKALPFRLHCASCNKRLDFNHIIGHDDNLCQSCYNTAHPEEAVKEEAKKPKPIDEPAVIDTDKDASSVAQIDWDLWEPKEVCVITYLFRDDQVLLIDKKTGLGRGLVNAPGGHIEETETALEAAKREFKEETHLEVDNLRLVGKLNFQFRDGLSERGYVYFADSYTGEMQETDEARPFWCPVSEIPYDKMWEDDLHWLPPALEGKKFEGFFIFDGQTMVNKNVVFEEDDEQE, from the coding sequence ATGATTCTTCAAACCATCGAACAATACTATACCTGGGCTTTGATTGCCATCCTTTTGCTCAATTTTGCCCAGCGGAAAATTCCGGGAACCACGAAAAAACGGTTCGCGACCATCTATCTTGCCTCCATCCTCCTGCTCTTCGAGGTAGGAGTGGTAACAATTTTGGCGAGGGAGCTGAACCATAACTGGGCTTGGCTGGTATTGGCACTCTGTGTCGTTCTCCTCTACGTGTTCAGAAACAAAGCCCTTCCCTTCAGACTGCATTGTGCATCTTGCAACAAACGTCTGGATTTCAATCACATCATCGGTCATGACGACAACCTCTGCCAAAGCTGCTACAACACGGCTCATCCAGAAGAAGCGGTCAAGGAAGAAGCCAAGAAGCCGAAACCCATTGATGAGCCTGCCGTAATCGACACCGACAAGGATGCTTCTTCGGTTGCACAAATCGACTGGGATCTTTGGGAACCGAAGGAAGTGTGTGTGATTACCTACCTCTTTAGGGATGACCAAGTCCTCTTGATCGACAAGAAGACAGGCCTCGGCCGTGGTCTGGTCAACGCTCCTGGCGGCCATATCGAGGAAACCGAGACAGCCTTGGAAGCTGCAAAGCGGGAGTTCAAGGAAGAGACCCATTTGGAGGTGGACAACCTCAGACTCGTTGGAAAGCTCAACTTCCAGTTCCGTGATGGATTGAGTGAACGCGGCTATGTCTACTTTGCCGATTCCTATACCGGAGAGATGCAGGAGACCGACGAGGCCCGTCCTTTCTGGTGTCCTGTCAGTGAAATTCCCTACGACAAGATGTGGGAGGACGACCTGCATTGGCTGCCTCCCGCTCTCGAGGGAAAAAAGTTCGAGGGATTCTTCATCTTCGACGGACAGACCATGGTGAACAAGAACGTCGTCTTTGAAGAGGACGATGAACAAGAGTGA
- a CDS encoding aldo/keto reductase: protein MNKSELGLGTWQFGASYGFWTDQDQSASRAVLRLALKSGIIHFDTAPSYGNGLSEQLLSSVLQPRNTLHVASKFMPKTPDLVRNDVLKSLRRLKTEYLDILYLHWPSSALTMKPIMSAACSLIKEGLVREVGACNIPLSYLAEWEDLPLTVLQIPCSLLWVRSMDQYRRYAFDHGMRLVGYSPLGLGLLGGNHSGAPDDGRKNLYVFRPEAHVQFRSLLDELARLAGRKGCTSAQLALLWARSQGFSTIVAGARNKEQLSQLLQTSNLELDEEEKSLLDERARTLTCCAPSSWDNYFGHRW, encoded by the coding sequence ATGAACAAGAGTGAGCTAGGCCTGGGAACCTGGCAGTTCGGAGCCTCCTACGGGTTTTGGACCGACCAGGACCAAAGCGCCAGTCGTGCCGTCCTGCGCCTCGCCCTGAAGAGCGGCATCATACATTTCGATACCGCTCCCTCGTACGGAAACGGCTTGAGTGAACAACTGCTGTCCTCGGTCTTGCAACCGAGAAACACGTTGCACGTGGCTTCCAAGTTCATGCCCAAGACGCCGGATCTGGTACGCAATGATGTGCTCAAGAGCCTGAGGCGGCTCAAGACCGAATATCTGGACATCCTCTACCTTCACTGGCCGAGCAGCGCGCTTACCATGAAACCCATCATGAGCGCCGCCTGCTCTCTCATCAAGGAAGGATTGGTCAGAGAGGTGGGAGCGTGCAATATTCCACTCTCTTATCTGGCTGAATGGGAAGACCTCCCTCTCACCGTTTTGCAAATCCCCTGCTCTCTTCTCTGGGTGCGCTCGATGGACCAATACCGTCGGTATGCCTTCGACCACGGAATGAGGTTGGTCGGGTACAGTCCCCTGGGACTGGGACTTTTAGGAGGCAACCACTCCGGTGCGCCTGATGACGGGCGCAAGAACCTGTACGTATTCCGCCCTGAAGCCCATGTACAATTCCGTTCACTCTTGGATGAACTAGCCAGGCTCGCCGGACGCAAGGGATGTACAAGCGCCCAACTTGCACTCCTATGGGCAAGAAGCCAAGGATTTTCCACCATAGTTGCAGGGGCAAGAAACAAGGAGCAGCTGTCTCAGCTGCTGCAGACATCCAACCTTGAACTTGACGAAGAGGAGAAATCGTTGTTGGATGAAAGGGCCCGAACGCTCACTTGTTGTGCGCCTTCTTCTTGGGACAACTATTTTGGTCATAGGTGGTAG
- a CDS encoding IMPACT family protein has translation MHILLEQATCEIEVKKSRFIAIASPLSDLSQIKEIVNQCRMEHPLANHVVHAAVLGPKGDLYSYSDDHEPKNTAGRPALEVLKGSGVTNILVLVIRYFGGTLLGTGGLVKAYADSVKEVLKIIKTEPLIDKTSFHISMPYHLYEPIKKQLIEAQATIDSEEFTVEVTLTGTIPSSSYPTCAATIFDLSNGSCALNPIDA, from the coding sequence ATGCATATACTCTTGGAACAGGCGACATGCGAGATAGAGGTGAAGAAATCACGTTTCATCGCCATCGCATCACCGTTATCCGACCTGTCGCAAATCAAGGAAATAGTGAATCAGTGCAGAATGGAACACCCACTTGCCAACCATGTCGTACATGCAGCGGTCCTGGGACCGAAGGGAGATCTCTACAGCTACAGCGACGACCACGAGCCGAAGAATACCGCCGGCAGACCTGCCCTGGAGGTACTCAAGGGCAGCGGTGTCACCAACATCCTGGTTCTGGTCATACGCTATTTCGGCGGTACGCTGCTCGGCACCGGAGGCTTGGTGAAAGCCTATGCCGACAGCGTCAAGGAAGTGCTGAAAATCATCAAGACCGAACCCTTGATCGATAAGACATCATTTCATATATCGATGCCCTATCACTTATACGAGCCCATCAAGAAGCAATTGATCGAGGCTCAAGCGACCATCGATTCAGAGGAATTCACTGTGGAGGTTACGTTGACGGGAACCATTCCTTCCTCCTCATATCCCACATGTGCCGCTACCATTTTCGACCTTTCCAACGGGAGTTGTGCTCTCAACCCTATCGATGCGTAA
- a CDS encoding M28 family peptidase, with translation MRFPVFRKRSKAPSLAPEQHEHRRQKIETLKAGRLAALALSFTSDIIEKYGPRLAGSEASLHAAQEIRSSYEPFCDHSETESVDIDTSFHSFPLQLALYLYPAILSLLLVGLPYLGLLLFLAYLWYAARTLYLYKPIGKLGKHSVEGMNVYAVLEPKQEVLHTLLFTSHHDSAPLFHYNRLDRIAYAKKVALPVLLFLLAGLFNATHMITELLEGRLFAFSLPPIGMGVIGILLLGATPLLLPLRSFYSHEGSPGAGDNLASVGMTVQLARYFHWKKSCNTPLSHTRLIFCSFDGEESGLQGSKAWYEKHKAELGGSLVLNFDSIYHADKLTFLERDINGTQALSYRLARRCVQIAKSMGYEAVSESIPRLAGGTDAACASLAGLEATTLTSVAWDDRSKPSVYHTERDVVSAIDGKAVEMALSIAIRLVELVDSNRLWDVGEMPSPKEQEPEEGDPKLVFTKLTHR, from the coding sequence ATGAGGTTCCCCGTATTTCGAAAACGCAGCAAAGCTCCTTCTCTTGCTCCTGAACAACATGAGCACAGAAGGCAGAAGATTGAAACCTTGAAAGCAGGTCGCCTTGCTGCGCTCGCCCTCTCCTTTACCTCAGACATAATTGAAAAATACGGTCCCAGGCTGGCTGGTAGTGAAGCTTCTCTGCACGCTGCACAGGAGATCAGGAGTTCATACGAGCCATTCTGTGACCATAGTGAAACGGAGTCTGTGGATATCGACACCTCGTTTCACTCGTTTCCCCTGCAGCTTGCCTTGTATCTCTACCCAGCCATCCTCTCTCTTTTGCTGGTTGGATTGCCCTACCTTGGCCTATTGTTGTTTCTGGCCTACCTCTGGTATGCAGCAAGAACACTGTATCTTTATAAGCCCATCGGCAAACTCGGCAAGCACAGCGTAGAGGGAATGAATGTGTATGCGGTCCTTGAACCAAAGCAGGAAGTCCTGCATACCTTGCTCTTCACCTCCCACCATGACAGTGCCCCGCTGTTTCACTACAACAGGCTCGACCGCATCGCATATGCGAAGAAAGTAGCCCTGCCGGTCCTGCTCTTTTTGCTGGCCGGCCTTTTCAATGCCACCCATATGATTACTGAACTGCTCGAAGGCAGACTCTTTGCGTTCTCGCTCCCTCCGATTGGCATGGGTGTCATCGGCATCCTTTTGTTGGGTGCAACGCCCCTGCTGCTGCCGCTTCGAAGCTTCTATTCCCACGAAGGTTCTCCCGGAGCGGGGGACAACCTTGCATCGGTGGGAATGACCGTGCAGCTTGCCCGGTACTTCCATTGGAAGAAGAGCTGCAATACACCCCTTTCTCATACCCGCCTGATCTTCTGCTCTTTCGACGGAGAGGAGAGCGGTCTGCAGGGGTCGAAGGCATGGTATGAGAAGCATAAGGCGGAGCTCGGCGGCTCGCTCGTACTGAACTTCGATTCCATCTACCATGCAGACAAGCTTACATTTCTTGAGCGGGACATCAACGGTACTCAGGCGCTGTCATACAGATTGGCTCGTCGTTGTGTACAAATCGCCAAATCCATGGGGTATGAGGCGGTCAGTGAATCGATTCCCCGGCTTGCAGGGGGAACCGATGCCGCCTGTGCAAGCCTTGCAGGGCTGGAGGCAACTACGCTCACCTCGGTTGCATGGGACGATCGGTCAAAACCGTCGGTCTACCATACAGAGCGGGATGTGGTATCAGCAATCGACGGCAAGGCTGTGGAGATGGCTTTGTCGATAGCCATTCGCTTGGTTGAGCTTGTCGATTCCAACCGGTTGTGGGATGTGGGAGAAATGCCGAGTCCAAAAGAACAAGAGCCCGAGGAAGGTGACCCAAAGCTGGTTTTCACCAAGCTTACGCATCGATAG
- a CDS encoding sensor domain-containing diguanylate cyclase has protein sequence MMNHALDTTCKVLVENLPDGVCCCSTEGIIQYANKSLASLFGLSTQQDLSGISMFTFIHSDYRILMEEFFDRMINKEHSLPAIQVQVSTGDEDRRWMEMRWIDIPSDVGVFLVVSDLTSYRTLQDELLLQALTDELTGLYNRRGFKMMADQELKHSHRLKAEVVLLSIDIDTFKQINDTFGHDEGDRVLRMVSRTLESSFRSSDIIGRWGGDEFLVLALDAPSGTVDLLIQRFRQALSDICQRQGLPCTIAVTIGSACSDAKCALSLEQLIQEADRAMYANKRR, from the coding sequence ATGATGAATCATGCCTTGGATACCACATGCAAAGTCTTGGTGGAGAATCTTCCGGACGGAGTCTGCTGCTGCAGTACGGAAGGTATCATTCAATATGCAAATAAAAGTCTGGCCTCCCTTTTTGGATTATCCACTCAACAGGATTTGTCGGGTATTTCGATGTTTACCTTTATACACAGTGATTACCGTATCCTCATGGAGGAGTTCTTCGATCGTATGATCAATAAAGAGCACAGTCTTCCTGCAATACAGGTGCAGGTTTCCACAGGTGATGAAGATCGACGTTGGATGGAGATGCGATGGATCGACATCCCTTCCGATGTTGGTGTGTTTCTGGTTGTCAGCGATCTTACCAGCTATAGAACCCTGCAGGATGAGCTGCTGCTTCAAGCACTTACCGATGAACTGACCGGTCTGTACAACAGGCGTGGCTTTAAAATGATGGCTGATCAGGAGCTCAAGCACAGTCATCGGCTCAAAGCCGAAGTCGTCTTGCTTTCCATCGATATCGATACGTTCAAGCAAATCAATGATACCTTCGGGCATGATGAGGGAGACAGGGTGCTTAGGATGGTCTCCAGGACGCTGGAGTCGAGTTTTCGTTCTTCCGACATTATCGGCAGATGGGGTGGGGATGAGTTTTTGGTACTTGCCTTGGATGCCCCGAGCGGAACGGTCGATCTATTGATCCAACGATTCAGGCAGGCTCTTTCAGATATCTGCCAGCGACAGGGACTTCCCTGTACGATTGCAGTCACCATCGGGTCGGCCTGCAGCGATGCCAAGTGCGCTCTTTCCTTGGAACAACTCATCCAAGAAGCTGACCGGGCGATGTACGCCAATAAACGTCGATAA
- the dnaX gene encoding DNA polymerase III subunit gamma/tau encodes MAYEVTATRKRPQVFDNLVGQEFVVSTIKHAIEQGRIAHAYLFSGPRGVGKTSSARILARALNCEQGPTATPCGVCSNCREITQGNNVDVIEIDGASNTSVNDIRQIKDEVLFPPQASKYKIYIIDEVHMLSTSAFNALLKTIEEPPAYIVFIFATTELQKVPATIRSRCQQFHFQLIDLDLIKSCLSEAASEMEVQADDDALFWIAKESTGSMRDAYTLFDQVVSFSQGHITMEKISSKLGLVGIDQIVDIVSRLLDNKTQEALHAVQALLFAGVSVEQCIKDFTQFFRSLLFIKAGVVEDAILGIQSDRIPLSLRNAYTTEQLEAALELFLKLYRDIRYSLNPRFELELAVSRLAGLPHIASPTALVRKIAQLREELLSGSVKLPARKLEVQPDLIATQAVVEPKSKAEASSSVAAIPVVVPVSPPPVKQEAVARDFSRQDLPLLVSKLSSAPLLSQVAQAITQVRSEAGSLFLTFSTSFCQNKAQEHETRFRDLIAEITGFKGPVHFLCVEEVKQETPTVDDPVISKIASVFRGEVKHQ; translated from the coding sequence ATGGCATATGAAGTAACAGCAACCAGGAAACGTCCCCAGGTTTTCGATAATCTTGTGGGTCAGGAGTTCGTGGTTTCCACCATCAAACATGCAATCGAGCAGGGAAGGATTGCCCATGCCTACCTGTTCAGCGGTCCCAGGGGAGTCGGAAAAACATCGTCCGCCCGAATTCTGGCACGTGCACTGAACTGCGAGCAGGGCCCGACGGCAACTCCCTGCGGCGTGTGTTCAAATTGCAGGGAGATCACCCAGGGCAACAATGTCGATGTCATCGAGATCGACGGTGCGAGCAACACCAGCGTAAACGACATCCGCCAAATCAAGGATGAAGTACTCTTCCCCCCACAGGCAAGCAAGTACAAGATCTACATCATCGACGAAGTGCACATGCTCTCCACCAGTGCCTTCAACGCACTGCTCAAGACCATCGAGGAACCCCCGGCGTACATCGTATTCATCTTTGCCACCACCGAGCTGCAGAAGGTCCCGGCAACCATACGTTCACGCTGCCAGCAGTTCCATTTCCAACTCATCGACCTCGACCTCATCAAGAGTTGCCTCAGCGAGGCTGCATCAGAGATGGAGGTGCAGGCGGACGACGATGCACTCTTCTGGATTGCGAAGGAGTCGACAGGCTCCATGCGTGATGCCTACACCCTCTTCGACCAGGTCGTCTCTTTCTCCCAGGGCCATATCACCATGGAGAAAATCAGCAGCAAGCTGGGGTTGGTCGGCATCGACCAGATTGTCGATATCGTCAGCCGCTTGTTGGACAACAAGACCCAGGAAGCCCTGCATGCCGTCCAGGCTCTCCTGTTCGCCGGGGTCTCCGTTGAACAGTGCATCAAGGACTTCACGCAGTTCTTCAGAAGCCTGCTCTTCATCAAGGCGGGGGTGGTTGAGGATGCCATTTTGGGCATCCAGTCCGACAGGATCCCCCTCTCACTGAGAAATGCCTATACCACTGAACAGCTGGAAGCTGCATTGGAGTTGTTCCTCAAGCTCTATCGTGACATCCGCTATTCACTAAACCCCCGATTCGAACTGGAACTAGCCGTCTCACGCCTTGCCGGCCTTCCCCATATTGCCAGTCCGACCGCCTTGGTCAGGAAAATCGCCCAGCTTCGCGAGGAACTGCTCAGCGGCAGTGTAAAACTTCCTGCTCGCAAGCTTGAAGTCCAACCCGACCTCATCGCCACCCAGGCAGTCGTCGAGCCCAAGAGTAAGGCAGAGGCATCTTCCAGCGTTGCTGCGATACCTGTTGTTGTTCCCGTTTCTCCACCTCCGGTAAAGCAGGAAGCAGTGGCAAGAGACTTCAGCAGGCAGGACCTGCCTCTTTTGGTAAGCAAGCTGTCCAGTGCACCGCTGCTCTCCCAGGTTGCACAGGCGATTACACAGGTCCGAAGCGAAGCGGGTTCTTTATTTCTCACATTCTCCACCTCGTTCTGTCAGAACAAGGCACAGGAACATGAAACCAGATTCCGAGACCTCATCGCCGAAATCACAGGCTTCAAAGGCCCGGTACACTTTTTGTGTGTTGAGGAAGTAAAACAAGAGACACCCACAGTCGACGATCCGGTAATCTCAAAGATTGCTTCGGTCTTCCGTGGGGAGGTCAAGCACCAATAA
- a CDS encoding YbaB/EbfC family nucleoid-associated protein, which yields MDMNPFELLKNMKGIQENMKRMQDLLPTITATGSAGAGMVEVTLNGKFIVTDVHIDEELVDPKDIQTLQVLISSAFNDASAKIQQKIQSEGIKYASSFTQA from the coding sequence ATGGATATGAATCCATTCGAACTGCTCAAGAATATGAAGGGCATCCAGGAAAACATGAAACGGATGCAGGACCTGCTGCCTACCATCACAGCAACCGGTAGCGCCGGAGCCGGCATGGTTGAAGTGACCCTCAACGGCAAGTTCATTGTCACCGATGTACATATCGACGAAGAGCTGGTCGACCCCAAGGACATCCAGACACTGCAGGTTTTAATCAGCAGCGCATTCAACGATGCAAGTGCAAAAATCCAGCAGAAAATCCAGAGCGAAGGCATCAAGTATGCCTCTTCGTTCACGCAGGCCTGA